TCTGAAAAGTGAAAGGTATAAAATCAgtggagacattaaaaaaaaaaaaaatctgctttatcctcttgtcatggtttagccccagacagcaaccaagccccacgcagccgctcactcactccccccctggtgggacaggagagagaatctgaagggtaaaagtgagaaaactcatgggttgagataaagacaggtcAACAGGTAACGCAAAAGCTgcgcacgcaagcaaagcaaaacaagaaatccgttcaccccttcccacgggcaggcgggtgctcagccatccccagggcagcagggctccatcgtgcataatggtgacttgggaagacaaacgccatcgctctgaatgtcccccttccttcttctcccccagctctatgtgctgagcatgatgccatacaGTGTaggacatcccttgggtcagttggggtaactgtcccggctgtgtcccctcccaaccccctgtgcccccccagcccctcgctggtggggtggggtgaggggcagggaaggccttggctctgtgcaagccctgctccgCAGGAACAAAAACAGCCCTGTGctatcagcactgtttccagcacaaatccaaaccacagccccataccacctgctgtgaagaaaattaactctatcccagccaaaaccagcacattgtCCACctcttattccataccatttataCCATGCCCAGGTCTCACACTATCCAGGACATTCTTATTAACCACcacacccctccccatcctttgatataatacacagatatcattcccttagtctatggaccacccctgtgaAACGTCCataaaatgtccacaaaatgtccaaTGAGTTCATTCAGTCTGTGACTTTGCGCTCTATCTGTcctggtggtcactcaggacaggtgCATtgtgtggagttactgggcaccaaagtCAGCTCAGGTTGGGCCACTGTTGCACTTGCACagcttcttgtaaggcttgtcctccattggctcaggtggttcctgctgtagtaattcctataacatgcaactcaaatcacaggttataacaatttaaaggtatttccattacaatcttCACCCCGGTCCCTTTGGATCAGACCATCGGGTGGAACATTGCAATCAACTCTTCACCTTGCCCCTGCAGTCCCTcagggttgtacctgctccaacTGGAGCCTTATCtatgagccacagtctctccagggttatacctgctgtggcacacacttatccacagccacagtcactttgaggtgcacctgttccatcgtggccttctccatgggccaaAGTCccttcagaaataaatctgCTTCAACATGGctttgcccatggctgcagtccctccacgGGTATTACCTGCCCTGtcatgggcttatccatggccacacactttgaagtgctccagcatgacctcctcagccactgatgcttcagtGTGTACCTGCTACAGCAGGGACTTACCTGCAGCCACAGATATTTTGGGATGcaccttctccagcatggacttatccttgggccacaattcCAGAGGCATACCTGCTGTGGCAGACATAATCAcggccacagatgcttcaagGTTTACCTGCTGTGGTGTGGGCTTATCCACGGCCACAGACGCTGCGGGGTGTGTCCTGCTCCCAtatggactcatccacaggtcacagtccctttgactcgaGTTCACACcggagttccagcctgtccagtgcagcagcacagaagcagcagctgggccctggccatctgccagcccaggcgcatCGCCATGGCTGTTATGAGAATGTTCCCAGGCCCGGCACAGTAAAGTCatcagcagtacagcaagcagcgaaagcaaaaagcagccccTAACAAGCACTGGACTCTAATATACAGTGGGGCAAGCAAGCCCCTTGGCAAGCACAGCAGCCTGCCAATTAATaactaaacagcaataacagctacAAATTCAATTTAGCGCATTCCAATCAAAcctgtcattatctcaaacTCTTcaagccccacgttgggtgccaaaaaggtctgtcgtggtttaaccccaaccagcaactcagccccataCAGCTGCTCCCTCATTCCCCACTgagtaggatgggggagagaatcggaaggataaaagtgagaaaacttgtgggctgagataaagacagtttgatAGGTGAAGCAAAAGCACGCCTCTctactgcttttctcctttccagagTTGTCATTGCTATTCTTACGTGTTTAACACTAACAGTGATGATGTGAAATGACATATGCTGCCTCAGTAAATAGACTGATTATTCAAATATGCAATTcctatgattctctgatttaTATGGAACTGTTATGATTAGATGCACAACAAAAACGTGTAACcgttttggtattttttttatctaCAGTTCTTGAAAATcagatttgttcttatttcaaatCAGAGATGTTCAACTGCTGcaatttaaagcaaagaaattataGATTCAGACTACCTAGACAATAAAACTATTTGCTATATAGTTTAGGAAAAGGACCTTTGACACTTCTGACCACAAGAAACCATTTTAAATATTGACCCTGCAAACATCTACAAGTGCTTAACGTACTTATCTCACATACTCCATCTcacacatttcaaaatgcagtaaGATCTAAAACTTGGCTGCTAAACCAGAGGCTATGAAATGCTACTTTCATAACTTAATTGGATCTTATGTATAATGATTATTTTTTGGGGGGCAAGAGACTACTGAAGAAATCAAATGGAGTAGTATGAACCTGCTGGTTTAGAtagataaaactgaaaaagaatgtTGCTATTCTGCAAAAGTTTATCACATTTTTTTTACAGGGTTCTTATTACTCCTTGAGGaattgtcgtggttcagcctcagtcagcaactaaacaccatgcagctgctcgctcactccccccacccttgtgggatggggaagagaattcagaagagcaaaagaacttgtgggttgaggtaagcagagtttaataattacaataaaataataattataataatgattatgataataatgacaataattataacaaaatggaaaaggaaagaaaaaaaaccaaaacacaaacgatacagccgctcaccacccgccgactgacgctgcccgtcccccaGCCGCGAtcgctgcccccctcccccggccagcccctcccagtaacacactgggcacgatgttacatgatatggaacatccctttggccagtctgAGTCccctctcttggctgtgccccctcccctcccggctccttgtgcacccggcagagcacggggagctggaagAGTCcctgactagtacaagcgctgcccagcagcaaccaaaacatcggtgaGTTAtctcaacactgttttcatgctaagtccaaagcacagcactatgccagctggagtgaagaaacttaactctaccccagctaaaaTCACGACACAAACTTTTCAGATAGACTTGAATTTTTAACTTCTAATCTCAGCTCTAGATCATCCTACCTGTAGGTAGTGGATCCGGCTGGCAAGAAGTCAGCTTTTTTCATAGCAGCCTGTATGGCTCTGTGCTTTGCATCTGTGACTataacagtgttgataacacaccagtgtgtTGGCTcgtgctgggcagtgcttgcacagcatcggggctttctctccttcccctcagtGCCGTCCCCCCACTCGACTCCGTTCTGCAcctggggggagggaggtgagAGTAAGACGGTGCAGGGTTCTGTCTGTGTCTCCATAGGAAAGGCACAACAGTGAACAGATTaataaaatagttattttaataataaaaagtagtATGTAAGTAGGGATTAAACCTTAACGTCCCTTCAGTCACCAGGAACCCTGAGCTCACACAGCGTTGGACAGGCCCCAGATGGATTGTCCTGCAGCACACTGTGCAGATCCGGCCCATGGAGAGCCACCTCCTCCGTCCCATACCGCGGTGCCTTTTATTTGGTGTAACAAAGTCACATATCTTCTCCACACAGGCTGGGATGTTATCTCCATCCCAACGCCCACCAGTGCACACAGCACAGGGCACTCCAGCAGACTCCTGCGCAGCCGCTACTCGTGCTAAAGTCAGGGCTTCTCAAGGTTTTTCTACGACACTCACTGGAGCAGGTGTGGCTTGCCCAATATCACCAACTCCTCAAGTGCAACATCTTCCACAAGGCTCCCAATACACCCTCCACAGCGAGCAGGCTGCCAATGGGAAGAGTGAATGGactaatttttttgctttgctcacATGTGCAGCTTTTGACTTTGTTATTAATCTGTCATTATCTAAATCCACCAGCCGCCTTGCCTTCCTCCTATTTTCCCTCCGTCCTGCAAGAGAGGGTACTGAGCGGCTGTGTGGGCATTTGGCTGTTTGCTGGGGTCAACCCACACTGTACAGGAGCCAAATGTGTAGCCAGAACCATAGTAATTTTGTAACTCGTTTTCtaactttctcttttaaattatGGTGAAAGAAATTGCAAGAAATAAGAACAGCAAAAGGTTTGCAAGGTAAGACCAGTATAAAGATGGTTCTGACAATTGGGTATGTGTTGTCCAGAAAGAGAGACTGAATAGAACTCAAGTGTCTGTATCTAGATGTCAATGCCATAGGCCTGCCTATATAAAAGAAGTCGAATAATCAccaaaaatgaaagcagcaacagggaaaatatacaaaatactGCAGAGAACCATACAACTGGTGAAGCAATGGGACAAACTACTGTGACAAGTTGTTAAATCACCTTCACAGATATATTAATGGAAGCCATACATCAGCTTACAGGATACGATTAACAATAATGAAATCAACCCTGGTATGAGATAGGACTATGGACTAGAAAAAATGCTGGAGGACTGTTTCTTCTCACTTACTTCTCTGAAAATTCACCGAGGTTGACTTCACTTGGTGTAACAAGGACcccctgctttctttttttcctagcagtACTATTATTCGATGTTGATGAGTTGCGTGGTTTCATAGCTACATGGATGGAAACCGAACAgtgaatttcttttctgatgtcCACATGCTTTACAggacttttaaaaagcttagaAAAAGCGTGAAGCTGCATTTCATAGCCCCGCAGAGCTTTTGTGCCAGGTCGCAAGACCTTGCTGTaccattttcagaaagaaaaaagctttcttcatTTCCACGGTTCCCTTCGCCGTAACCCGTCCCACCACGGCCTTCCTCTGGGCCTGACCCGTTCCCCTGCTCGTACAAGCTGGTCTGTTATCCCACGAGCGTGTCCAGGGACGGATTACCGCTGGTTCCGTGCGGTGCTTTGCAGCTCGGAGCAGCCTCCAGCTCCGAGGAGAAgcctccccccggccccgcagtGGGGCCGCGGCCCCTcccgcccgctcccgccgggCTCGCCGCCTCCATCCCCGCCACCAGAGCTGCCGCCGtccccccgagccccccgccCGAGCCCGCTCGGGGACCCCCCACGGCAGCTCCCCGCCGCCATCCCGCCAAACTACAACTCCCGGCacgccccgcgcccgccgcaAAGCGCCGACAGCGGGGCGGGGGCTGTCAccgccccctcctcctcctccttcttctcttctcctcctccgcTACTTCCTTCTCCAGCGCCATCATGTACCACACCAGCACGCAATTCCAGCACTGGACCTTCCGCAGCGAGGAGGAGCTCGAGCGGCGCCGAGCCGAGGCCAACCGCAAGTTCCGCGGCAAAGCGGCGGCGAGCGGGAaggtgcggggcggcggggtcctgaggggaggaggaggaagaagacagCGGCGCCGGTGGCGGCCTCCCCGCGCCCCTgagggaaggagctggggaggggcgggggggacgcgGGCCAGGCCGTGAGTCAGACTCAGCTTTGCTGTCCTGCAGGTCCAGCAAGGCGACGCCGTCCTTCTGGAGCCCCAGGAAGAGCTGGCCATATGCAAGTACTACGAGAAGCGGTTGCTGGACTTCTGCGCGGTCTTCAAGCCCGCCATGCCGAGATCGGTGGTGGTAAGCAGCAGCCTCGATCCGCTCATGGCTGACAGGCTTTGCCTCCTCCATGATTCTTCCTCCTCCGCTTCCTTGCCTTGTTCTTGAGAGCACGAATATCTTTTAAGCTTCTGTGTCTTCCAGCGTTGCAGTCTGTGTTTCAGACTGCTTCTTACCTCTCTGTTTTCTGGGCAGGGCAGCAGTTTCAAAAACAGGAGAGTTATTTCTCAGCTTCATCCATCTCTTGTAGGTATTACACTTGCCCGGATGGGTTTTAACCGTTTTCCTTCCCGTTCCTTAAGCAAAGAGAATAAAACCTAACGATATGTGGATTGAGGATACAGTAAGATGGTCTCGCTGTCGCTGAAGGAGGCCGTCCCAAAGCTGGGCTGTCTGGCCTGGCTGTTTCTGAAGCGTTGGTGCTTGTCTGACCACCAAGCGAGCTGGCTCAAGCACCTGTACTGGCAGTAAACTAACCTACACAggaaaagagttaaaaaataatcttggaaCTGACTTATTTTGAACGCAGAAGAGTGCATTTCAGAAGAGAGAGAGTGTGAACTGACAGCCGAAGCAGGGAACAAAATTGCGATTCTTTTGTCACCTAACCATTAAGATGTATAACCTATATTGTGCCCTGTCAGTTATTCCTCTTCCTGGTAGATGTGGTGAATAACAAAAGATGAAGAGTGTCTTACCTGAAGACACGTTGGAAATGCAGCGGTAGGCTGCTGTTACGTGCCCTCTGGAGCCAGACCTTGTATTTCAGAAGTGGCCCCCGCAGAGTGTGTGTGCTGGATCGCACCAAGAAATGGTTCTGGAAAACACCTGCTTTCATGCTGATGGCGTTCAGATCAGCTTGGAAATTTGACTTTGACAGACTGAAGTACTTCTAGACACACAGAGAAGTGTAAATGCTAAACGCGTTGGGAGATCTGCTCTAAAAAGTCAGATGTCTTGGGTGGGATTACCTGCAGAACTTTCAGGataatttcttcaggttttggtttttaaacttcatttagATATCAGATTTTTCTCATGAAGATATTGTATGCTTTTTGagctttgttttcctaaataCGTATGAAAATGGAGAAGATAACCAGGCTGCCATTTTTAGGGCTCTTGCAGGTATAAATATATTAGACTTTCAAATACTTGATGACATGCATTGTGTGCATCTTCGTGCCTTAGTGTATCCTGTGCATCTATAGTATATATTAAAACTTTCctgttctgtgatttttatttttttaaaatatttttcttttttctcaatCCATTTTTGCTTCTATACTtacttttccctccccccccccctttttttttttaatttagggaACAGCTTGCATGTATTTCAAACGCTTTTACCTCAGTAACTCAGTGATGGAGTATCATCCTCGGATAATAATGTGAGTTACCAATGCATCTTGAGTTATTCTATCAAGCGGAACGTTGCAGGTATAACCTTTATACTAGTCAGGAcctgaaaaaatgagaaaggaaatcTGAGAGCTTAAATATGACTAAAGACAGTGTATATAGTCACTTTCAGTTTCCATCTGGAAGTTTACTATGTTCAGAACAGGGTCTTCTGAAGATAAAGATTTTCTGAACACAACTCTTGATTAAAAAGTTGGATGCTGCATATTTcaattgcttgctttttttttttctccctcctcaaGGCTAACATGTGTGTTTTTGGCCTGTAAAGTTGATGAATTTAATGTGTCCAGTGCACAGTTTGTTGGTAACCTTCGAGAAAGCCCTCTTGGTCAGGAAAAAGCTCTTGAACAAATACTGGAATATGAACTACTGCTTATTCAGCAACTGAACTTCCATCTTATCGTCCACAATCCATACAGGCCATTTGAGGGATTTCTAATCGATTTGAAGGTAGTATTGTTTTATATGCTCTCTACTCCTTACACTAACATAATACAAATCTGTCACGGGTCGTGTTAGAaaacttcatttccttttgtgcCTGTGatcttaaaaaattaagtttctaaAGTGATAGGCAAATATCTGAAAGGAAGTTGCTTTAGTTGTGGTCTTCAAGCACTTTAGATCATTTTTGGAGTAAGAAGATGGCCTGCTATTCTTTAACTTTACAAAATGTTGCTGAATTGTGTGTTCTAAGCTCATGGAATAGGAAGACAAGGAACAGCTACTCACTTTCCTAAATACTTACTTTTTAGACTCGCTATCCAATGCTGGAGAATCCTGAAGTTTTAAGGAAGGCAGCTGATGACTTCCTCAATCGAGTGGCTCTGACAGATGCGTATTTGCTCTTTACTCCCTCACAGATAGCTCTTACTGCCATATTATCTAGTGGTTCAAGAGCAGGAATTAACCTGGAAAGgtagtctttttctttttctctataggtatgatttatttccttcttgtaTAACATTGTTTTGTTCTAGATGTTCTGGACTAGTAGAAGTGTGTATTTACTGATGATTAACACTCTGTTATGTTCTTTAAGTGTGTTTCAGAGCTGAAATGGTAacgttgtttctttttttaacttttttttccattttcaaaaagtaGGCGATAAATGCAATTAGTTGGTGTCTGGTTTTTATATTcctttggaagaaggaaaaaaaaatttcaaactgATGATTTTTCCCTATTTAGAGCAGCATAGGATTTTCAGACTCATCTTGAAGATCAGAGTGAAGAAAGTAGAAATGCAGTAGAAACTGAGAGTATGAAAACCCTAAATAatcacttaaagaaaaaaaaaaagtaagattttcAAGGTGTTTAAGGTTACAGTTGCATGAAATTGCTCTGAACTGGCAGCTACTAGGCACGTGGGAGCTAAGTGATGTGTGTTTGGCTGGCACAGCTGTTCATTTTCCATGGAAACAGACTAACCAGTAAGGTGCTGTTTTAAATCAGTCCCTTGCCTTTATGTGGTGTAGCCACTGGTGTTTACAAAGGCATTATCAAAAACTTCTATGTCATTGCTGAAATGCACAGTTTGTTTGGTTCTTCAGAAGAACAGCTGGTGTTGTTGCTGTAAGTAGCTATATCTAGAGTGTTTTAATCACATGACACTGAGCATTTTTCATCTAGAGTGTAATGGCTGCAGGCACAAGGGCTGATGCTAACAGAcagttctttttaaagaagcctTCCTTCCACCTGTTCTAAGTGAATCTCATACCTCTTTTGTTCTAGAGCAACGAGGCAGTGTGGGAGTGTCCTCTGCAGGGTTCCCTGTCCTCCCAGAATAGTGTAAAAACATTCAGGTGCTTACTATAACTTGAAATTTGTTGATCTCCTTCCTGACTTTATGTCCTGTACTAGTTCTGccaaaattcagaaaagcatgCTTACAAAAAGAACTAGAATAATTTGTAGACGGTGTGTAAATCAAGGTATGTGAACTTTATCTTTGCATATCCATGAAGAACTTGAgtctctgccagctgcctgcacctTACAGTTGCTGTAACCTTGTGTTACATGTGTTTGAGCTGCTGCACACAAGAGAAGCCAATGCTGCAACTCGGGTCTTCAGGACCTGTGAGTAGGTACGCTTGCAAAGGTGGGGCAGAACATGGAAGTCTTGAAAACGTGTCACTCCCATGATGTCAGAGTGTAGGTCAGTCTTGAAAAAGTTGGAGCTTTGGGAAAGAACAGGTGCCACTCTGCTCTGGCTAATAGGTGGCTCCAAATTAATCTTCGGTCCAGTTGTCAGCACAAGGTTAACTAATACTCTTAAATCTGAGCTCTAAGAGAGCAGTGATGCTAACAGAGAAGCTGTCAGCTTAGAGTAATAACCATCTGTGTGGTGGTGTCTCAGTCTGGCAGCTGCAACTGATATAGCCATGTATGTCTGTGAAGTAAGTTTGAAGTTAACACAGAGTGAACAGATTGATATGCTTTGGAATCGTTGGGTTTTTGTAACGTATCCGTAAGAGCAGTTCCCAGGAAGGGGTAAAACTACTTGGTTGTTGTGGATCTTTGAGGACTGTTGCTGATATGTGTTGGGGTTTTACCCAGCTGGTGCATATGTGTGTTAATGTTCTTATTAAAAGGAAGCCTGAATCtctgagggaagaggaagggaccCATAGACTCTTAATAGACAGCATTTGGGATTTGCTTTCAGCTGCCACAGGAAGCACTCCCATCTTGCAAGCTTTGCTGCCTTTTGGTCTGTCTGAAGGCCACTCTTCTGTAGTATTTGCTTTTCTAGGAGTCATACTGCGCAATAGTGTGATGTTAGTATGATACTTCATAGAATCTTAACTTTAGAGGTGACTTAACTCACTGAGGCTTACTTAAAAGTGTTAAATTCTGCAGTGTTGGAACTTTGGTTCTTTACATGGCTGGGGAATACTTTTGTCACGTTCTTACAGAAGAATAATGTTGcaagtgacatttgctttttttatcaGTTTATAGCACTTAGGCAACCAAACTGTTCTTATTAAGTCTAATCATAAAGGTCTAGCAGatgtaaataataaatgatACATGTTTTATTAAGTAATGACAGCTGCCACAAATAACTATGGCAGTTTAAGAACTCATTCTTCCCTGTCTCTGcagttatttatcagaaagcCTTATGCTGAAAGAGGACAAAATATCCTTAGCCAAGCTActagaaataatgaaaagtaaGTAAACATTGGAAAAATGCAATTAACAGAATctctaaaggaagaaaaacagtttttccaAACAACAAAAGTTTTAAGCAGAAAGGTGTGCTCCAAGAGGCTTTTGTCACTTCAGGGCATGCCTAAGTTAAGTAAAACATGGGCAGTAGAATGAAACACCTAGCATGTGGTtgcagggagagaaaacaccgAGACTTTCCTATGATATGAACAAATGAAACTAAAAGGCGAAGGGCCTGATGCTTCTCAGAGCATAAGTGCTGTAGACCATTAAGCGCTGGCAGCTGACTCAAAAGTGAGAAATCTGTTTTGGGAACTAGATAATAGGTTTTGTAAGTCAGGATGAAATGACTCTCTTCAGTCTTTTTGTGTCTTAAAAATTACAGCTTCAGGCAAAAGCTTGCACATAACAGCTTCTACCACCAGAGGGTACCTCTTCTAAGCTAAATGATTAATGTGAAGTGATACTCCAGGATTTATACttcacttctgttttgcagctATAAAGATGCTTCAAAAGATGTTTAGGTTTGCTAGTGTgagaaatatgtatatatataaaaagaatcAAGAATACTGGAATGATTTAGCTAAGATAATGGGCAATGTAGTGCTCTGattattacctttttttaatagaatgaAATTTCTAGTAAGTGATCAGTTATTTAATGGTTTAAGCTAatgcatgcatttaaaatggGAGAGTGGTAGTATTAAAAGCACAGTCTCTTGACTAAGCTGACTTCAGGAGTGAATGCACTGTGCAGATCACAGGGGTCTACAGATttaatttaaatggaatttataAAACTTGAGGtgctcttccctttctcttcctgctaACAAATCCAGTCTCCAGGTTTCTATTGCTGAGGTGCAAAGGAAAAGCTGGGATCACTTACTCTTTACTTGCCTTGCTCTGGAAGGTAGCTTTAGCCCAAAGGCAGCTCTTCTGTAAACATATTAGAGCTGGAAGGAAATTTTGAAGCATCTGTAAATGACTAGTTTTACAGACAACTGgtggcagaggaaaaaatctTGTTTGTTGCAGGGTAGCTGTAAACTTAATTTGAATTCTTAACAAGACTgaaactgatcttttttttttttttttgagactgagGTACAATGCTGAATGCAAAAAATACCTGTGTATTTTGAAGCTTGTTAGCAGAGTGATGTGAACTCTCCGTTACTCTAATTTACCTTGAGGAAATCCAGACTCAATGATGTTAACAActtgttttctgtgcagttttttgtgctcagcttctgctctgccttgatGTTGTTCAGAATTAATCCTCAGATGTGAGATGGTAGTTAAGTCTTACATATGTAATATTTGATGCTCTGAAGTTTGAGTGCTATGTAGGATGGGAAGTTTTGTAAGTGAGCCATTTGGGAGGAGTTAATACTTTGAATGTCTAATGCTTGCTTTGACAAATACAAGGAATTTCCTTGGTGAGCTTTCCAAGTCAGCTGTTTGCAGTATGTTGCATGTTGCCTTGTGGTGTCTTGAGTCTGTTTAAAACCTAGACATGATGCTTTCAAAACCCTACAGAGGTGTGGACTTCAAAACATCTTAGatcctgttttttctctgtgtaccattctgattttttggtgtagtgttttttcttttttacccccCTAGTAGGAGGTGCTTGAAAACATTTACTGAGCTCCTGTTATtgtgagggaaggaagggtAAACTGGTGGCTCAAGCTTAAGCATGAGGCATAAGCAGTAACAGTAGCCATACTACTAATTGATAAGCTTGTGTAATTCACAAGGTAGAGCAGAAATCACTTAATTTGCTTAGAGCTGTGTTGTTGCCACTGCAGGCATGAAAAATCTGATAAAGAAATATGAACTGCCAAGGCCTGAAGAGGTTGCTGTTCTAAAACAGAAACTGGAGAAATGTCATAGCTCGGAACTTTCACTTAATATGAACCCGTAAGTAGCTACTTACTCTTTGCTGTGTtaaatttctgcctttttttttttttaattgctatagAAACATCAACTTTATCTGATTTGCGCAAGTGAAAATGCAAATGCCTAAAGGTACGTACAAGGATGTCTGTTCACATGCTTGCTATGAGCATCTATGGGAGCCTGAGAACGAAGACTCAAAGTAGAGCTTTCAGTAATACATAAATACAATCTTTTTTGCTGATTGGTGCTGCAACCTGTAACACTGATTGTCTTGTAACACAGAACTTGGAATCCCGGGTGGCTTCTAAGGTCTGACCGCTTGTTGTCATGTGTTATGAGAATCAAGGGCTTTAAAATCGTGATGGAAACAAGAACTGTGTAAAGTGTTAATGTGTTCTTAAGACTTCTGTGGATGGGAAAGGacttcctgatttttcttttctgcccttCTCACATTAGCTCACCCGCTGTGAACTTCCAGCAAGCTGTTTGTTGAGGCTTCAGTAGTTATTTATGTGACAAGTATGTCCGTAATTTAATGTTGTGGCCAGATAAGGAGACTCTGAGTCTTATACAAATACCTAAACATTTCACTTTTTGTCTGGATGGGGGttaggaagaagaggaagggtTATGAAGATGATGAATACGTCTCAAAGAAATCTAAAATGGATGAGGTCAGTAAACCTATTGTACAAGTGCTTGTTTTTCCACTGTAACTGCCAAGACAGAAGTGACGCAGCTACTGAGACAAACTTCTGCATCTGTTAATATTCTTTTACATGTTGCTCGGACAGAATCTTTttcaagtttgtttttaaaaatgagccAGGGTTTGTATTTTCCTGCATTTAGGACTGTTCTTAAATACCCCAGCCTTctgtgggagggggaagaacATGCAGGCCATCGTTCCTGTTTCCTGTGCTTTGAAAATCTTTTGACAAAGGGTAGAATGACCACAGAACAATGTAAAGCTTAGTACTTATAGTTCCAGCATGTGAAAGTCCATGATGCCACTGAGGAGAAATAGCTGTGATACTAAGATTTGCAATACTGTGATGAAAGGAGGTTTTGGAAGGCTGAGAACTGAACACTTGAGGAGAAATCCTAGCTCTGCAGGTGGAAACTTGTTCCTCA
The DNA window shown above is from Phalacrocorax aristotelis chromosome Z, bGulAri2.1, whole genome shotgun sequence and carries:
- the CCNH gene encoding cyclin-H, which translates into the protein MYHTSTQFQHWTFRSEEELERRRAEANRKFRGKAAASGKVQQGDAVLLEPQEELAICKYYEKRLLDFCAVFKPAMPRSVVGTACMYFKRFYLSNSVMEYHPRIIMLTCVFLACKVDEFNVSSAQFVGNLRESPLGQEKALEQILEYELLLIQQLNFHLIVHNPYRPFEGFLIDLKTRYPMLENPEVLRKAADDFLNRVALTDAYLLFTPSQIALTAILSSGSRAGINLESYLSESLMLKEDKISLAKLLEIMKSMKNLIKKYELPRPEEVAVLKQKLEKCHSSELSLNMNPKKRKGYEDDEYVSKKSKMDEEEWTDDDLADAV